From the Lolium rigidum isolate FL_2022 chromosome 2, APGP_CSIRO_Lrig_0.1, whole genome shotgun sequence genome, one window contains:
- the LOC124687511 gene encoding iron-phytosiderophore transporter YSL15-like isoform X2, translating into MEAVIPDRTRIAPEIEKHVAAEGDRESDPALALERELEPVGRWQDELTVRGMVAALLIGFIYTVIVMKIALTTGLVPTLNVSAALLSFLALRGWTRLLDRFGIVSRPFTRQENTIVQTCGVACYTIAFAGGFGSTLLGLNKNTYELAGDSPGNGPGSYKEPGIGWMTAFLFSCSFGGLLTLIPLRQVLVVDYKLVYPSGTATAVLINGFHTTQGDKNSKKQIRGFLKYFGGSFLWSFFQWFYTGGDVCGFVQFPTFGLKAWKQTFFFDFSMTYVGAGMICPHIVNISTLLGAILSYGILWPLISKNKGDWYPANVKESSMKSLYGYKAFICIALIMGDGLYHFTKIITITFKGMYRQFIRKRVDKKDVDNTVSLEDLQRDEIFRKGHIPAWMAYTGYALLSVIAVVTTPIMFRQVKWYYVVIAYIVAPMLGFANSYGTGLTDINMGYNYGKIGLFVFAGWAGRDNGVVAGLVVGTCVKQLVLISADLMQDFKTSYLTQTSPRSMMVAQAVGTAMGCIVSPLTFMLFYKAFDIGNPDGTWKAPYALIYRNMAILGVEGFSVLPKYCLALSAGFFAFAALLSIARDVMPQRYRQYVPLPMAMAVPFLVGGSFAIDMCVGSLVVFIWNKINKKEAGFMVPAVASGLICGDGIWTFPSSILALAKIKPPICMNFTPAP; encoded by the exons ATGGAGGCCGTGATCCCTGACCGCACGCGGATCGCGCCGGAGATCGAGAAGCACGTGGCGGCGGAAGGCGACAGGGAGTCGGACCCCGCGCTGGCCTTGGAGCGGGAGCTTGAGCCGGTGGGGCGGTGGCAGGACGAGCTGACGGTGCGGGGCATGGTGGCGGCGCTGCTCATCGGGTTCATCTACACAGTGATCGTGATGAAGATCGCGCTGACCACTGGGCTGGTGCCCACCCTCAACGTCTCGGCCGCGCTGCTCTCCTTCCTGGCGCTCCGCGGTTGGACGCGCTTGCTGGATCGCTTCGGCATCGTGTCCCGCCCCTTCACGCGGCAGGAGAACACCATCGTCCAGACCTGCGGCGTGGCCTGCTACACCATCGCGTTCGCCG GTGGCTTCGGGTCAACCTTGTTGGGTCTAAACAAGAATACCTACGAGCTGGCCGGCGACTCGCCGGGCAACGGGCCGGGGAGCTACAAGGAGCCAGGGATTGGCTGGATGACGGCATTCCTCTTTTCTTGCAGCTTCGGGGGACTCCTCACCTTGATCCCCCTTAGACAG GTACTGGTCGTGGACTATAAATTAGTTTACCCAAGTGGGACGGCAACAGCTGTTCTTATAAACGGGTTTCATACCACTCAAGGAGACAAGAACTCAAA GAAGCAAATCCGTGGGTTCCTCAAATACTTTGGGGGAAGCTTTTTATGGAGTTTCTTCCAGTGGTTCTACACCGGTGGCGATGTTTGTGGATTTGTCCAGTTCCCGACTTTTGGTCTGAAGGCCTGGAAGCAGAC ATTCTTCTTTGACTTTAGCATGACATACGTGGGAGCCGGGATGATTTGCCCACATATTGTAAATATCTCCACCCTCTTGGGTGCAATTCTTTCTTATGGAATATTGTGGCCACTCATCAGTAAGAACAAGGGTGATTGGTACCCTGCAAATGTCAAAGAAAGCAGCATGAAAAGTTTGTATGGTTACAAG GCCTTCATCTGCATCGCTCTGATCATGGGGGATGGACTCTACCACTTCACAAAAATCATTACCATCACTTTCAAGGGCATGTATCGACAGTTTATCCGTAAACGTGTTGACAAAAAAG ATGTGGACAATACGGTCTCACTTGAGGATCTGCAGCGCGACGAGATCTTCAGGAAGGGCCATATCCCCGCTTGGATGGCGTACACGGGGTATGCTTTGTTAAGCGTCATTGCAGTGGTTACCACGCCAATAATGTTCCGACAGGTGAAATGGTACTATGTGGTTATAGCCTATATCGTCGCCCCCATGCTTGGATTCGCCAATTCGTACGGGACGGGGCTTACCGATATCAACATGGGTTATAACTATGGCAAGATAGGACTCTTCGTCTTTGCCGGTTGGGCTGGCAGGGACAATGGTGTCGTTGCAGGTCTAGTTGTTGGTACATGTGTGAAGCAGCTAGTGCTGATATCTGCAGATCTGATGCAAGACTTCAAAACCAGTTATCTCACTCAGACATCACCAAGATCCATGATGGTGGCACAGGCCGTTGGGACAGCCATGGGCTGCATTGTCTCTCCCCTTACGTTCATGCTCTTCTACAAGGCATTTGATATTGGCAACCCAGATGGTACCTGGAAGGCACCGTATGCACTGATATACCGTAATATGGCAATACTTGGTGTGGAGGGCTTCTCAGTGTTGCCGAAGTATTGTCTGGCACTCTCTGCTGGATTTTTCGCATTTGCTGCACTGCTCAGCATAGCAAGAGATGTCATGCCACAGAGGTATAGGCAATATGTGCCCCTACCAATGGCAATGGCAGTTCCATTCCTTGTTGGAGGAAGCTTTGCTATTGATATGTGCGTTGGGAGTTTAGTGGTTTTCATCTGGAACAAGATAAACAAAAAGGAGGCTGGATTCATGGTCCCTGCAGTCGCATCAGGTTTAATATGCGGGGATGGCATATGGACATTTCCTTCTTCCATACTTGCCCTTGCCAAGATTAAACCACCAATTTGCATGAACTTTACACCTGCGCCATAA
- the LOC124687511 gene encoding iron-phytosiderophore transporter YSL15-like isoform X1 — translation MEAVIPDRTRIAPEIEKHVAAEGDRESDPALALERELEPVGRWQDELTVRGMVAALLIGFIYTVIVMKIALTTGLVPTLNVSAALLSFLALRGWTRLLDRFGIVSRPFTRQENTIVQTCGVACYTIAFAGGFGSTLLGLNKNTYELAGDSPGNGPGSYKEPGIGWMTAFLFSCSFGGLLTLIPLRQVLVVDYKLVYPSGTATAVLINGFHTTQGDKNSKKQIRGFLKYFGGSFLWSFFQWFYTGGDVCGFVQFPTFGLKAWKQTFFFDFSMTYVGAGMICPHIVNISTLLGAILSYGILWPLISKNKGDWYPANVKESSMKSLYGYKAFICIALIMGDGLYHFTKIITITFKGMYRQFIRKRVDKKVKDVDNTVSLEDLQRDEIFRKGHIPAWMAYTGYALLSVIAVVTTPIMFRQVKWYYVVIAYIVAPMLGFANSYGTGLTDINMGYNYGKIGLFVFAGWAGRDNGVVAGLVVGTCVKQLVLISADLMQDFKTSYLTQTSPRSMMVAQAVGTAMGCIVSPLTFMLFYKAFDIGNPDGTWKAPYALIYRNMAILGVEGFSVLPKYCLALSAGFFAFAALLSIARDVMPQRYRQYVPLPMAMAVPFLVGGSFAIDMCVGSLVVFIWNKINKKEAGFMVPAVASGLICGDGIWTFPSSILALAKIKPPICMNFTPAP, via the exons ATGGAGGCCGTGATCCCTGACCGCACGCGGATCGCGCCGGAGATCGAGAAGCACGTGGCGGCGGAAGGCGACAGGGAGTCGGACCCCGCGCTGGCCTTGGAGCGGGAGCTTGAGCCGGTGGGGCGGTGGCAGGACGAGCTGACGGTGCGGGGCATGGTGGCGGCGCTGCTCATCGGGTTCATCTACACAGTGATCGTGATGAAGATCGCGCTGACCACTGGGCTGGTGCCCACCCTCAACGTCTCGGCCGCGCTGCTCTCCTTCCTGGCGCTCCGCGGTTGGACGCGCTTGCTGGATCGCTTCGGCATCGTGTCCCGCCCCTTCACGCGGCAGGAGAACACCATCGTCCAGACCTGCGGCGTGGCCTGCTACACCATCGCGTTCGCCG GTGGCTTCGGGTCAACCTTGTTGGGTCTAAACAAGAATACCTACGAGCTGGCCGGCGACTCGCCGGGCAACGGGCCGGGGAGCTACAAGGAGCCAGGGATTGGCTGGATGACGGCATTCCTCTTTTCTTGCAGCTTCGGGGGACTCCTCACCTTGATCCCCCTTAGACAG GTACTGGTCGTGGACTATAAATTAGTTTACCCAAGTGGGACGGCAACAGCTGTTCTTATAAACGGGTTTCATACCACTCAAGGAGACAAGAACTCAAA GAAGCAAATCCGTGGGTTCCTCAAATACTTTGGGGGAAGCTTTTTATGGAGTTTCTTCCAGTGGTTCTACACCGGTGGCGATGTTTGTGGATTTGTCCAGTTCCCGACTTTTGGTCTGAAGGCCTGGAAGCAGAC ATTCTTCTTTGACTTTAGCATGACATACGTGGGAGCCGGGATGATTTGCCCACATATTGTAAATATCTCCACCCTCTTGGGTGCAATTCTTTCTTATGGAATATTGTGGCCACTCATCAGTAAGAACAAGGGTGATTGGTACCCTGCAAATGTCAAAGAAAGCAGCATGAAAAGTTTGTATGGTTACAAG GCCTTCATCTGCATCGCTCTGATCATGGGGGATGGACTCTACCACTTCACAAAAATCATTACCATCACTTTCAAGGGCATGTATCGACAGTTTATCCGTAAACGTGTTGACAAAAAAG TGAAAGATGTGGACAATACGGTCTCACTTGAGGATCTGCAGCGCGACGAGATCTTCAGGAAGGGCCATATCCCCGCTTGGATGGCGTACACGGGGTATGCTTTGTTAAGCGTCATTGCAGTGGTTACCACGCCAATAATGTTCCGACAGGTGAAATGGTACTATGTGGTTATAGCCTATATCGTCGCCCCCATGCTTGGATTCGCCAATTCGTACGGGACGGGGCTTACCGATATCAACATGGGTTATAACTATGGCAAGATAGGACTCTTCGTCTTTGCCGGTTGGGCTGGCAGGGACAATGGTGTCGTTGCAGGTCTAGTTGTTGGTACATGTGTGAAGCAGCTAGTGCTGATATCTGCAGATCTGATGCAAGACTTCAAAACCAGTTATCTCACTCAGACATCACCAAGATCCATGATGGTGGCACAGGCCGTTGGGACAGCCATGGGCTGCATTGTCTCTCCCCTTACGTTCATGCTCTTCTACAAGGCATTTGATATTGGCAACCCAGATGGTACCTGGAAGGCACCGTATGCACTGATATACCGTAATATGGCAATACTTGGTGTGGAGGGCTTCTCAGTGTTGCCGAAGTATTGTCTGGCACTCTCTGCTGGATTTTTCGCATTTGCTGCACTGCTCAGCATAGCAAGAGATGTCATGCCACAGAGGTATAGGCAATATGTGCCCCTACCAATGGCAATGGCAGTTCCATTCCTTGTTGGAGGAAGCTTTGCTATTGATATGTGCGTTGGGAGTTTAGTGGTTTTCATCTGGAACAAGATAAACAAAAAGGAGGCTGGATTCATGGTCCCTGCAGTCGCATCAGGTTTAATATGCGGGGATGGCATATGGACATTTCCTTCTTCCATACTTGCCCTTGCCAAGATTAAACCACCAATTTGCATGAACTTTACACCTGCGCCATAA